In a genomic window of Coprococcus eutactus:
- a CDS encoding DUF3794 and LysM peptidoglycan-binding domain-containing protein, with protein MELTKNRITTTNLKAAKYMEFTVDEDFNVPDAKGDIDRFIASKGQITLDETEVLDGRVRISGNVSYAILYQTDADGSTFENHEGEIPFEEVINADGLVPGDKVSVQSSLEDLYVTVINSRKYEVRGLVQVKLWACQQITAEGATGIANGSGIECMTEKVCFTNVVASSKDIVKIKEDVEIPASKPDIGQILWDQVTFAEMESRATDMGVHISGRMDIFVIYKPEDELAPVQYVNASREFQDTIGCDGINEDMVLDDIISVGRGTVSVRADDHGEDRILQVESSLNVDVKVYEDVETELLRDMFSYSADVEPVRSSFSYENLLMRNNAKTKVVKKEKIKSSQPPILQVVNITGNVDIDEVRPSDDAVIVEGAVKAAVMYVSSDDSRPLCQMEIAAPFTYRLETVPLRSQDSIRITPALSQISASLPGNDEVEIKSIVDMGMTIFTRKEIEFIDDMTISPVDMKKKAASPGIVGYVVKDGDSIWSIAKEYYSSLDSIRKMNDLENDNIQKGDKLIVVKCVAQS; from the coding sequence ATGGAGCTGACGAAGAACAGGATCACAACAACCAATCTAAAAGCTGCAAAATATATGGAGTTCACAGTGGATGAAGATTTTAATGTGCCGGACGCAAAGGGCGATATAGATAGATTTATAGCCAGCAAGGGGCAGATCACTCTTGATGAGACGGAGGTACTTGACGGAAGAGTCAGGATATCTGGAAACGTGAGCTATGCTATTCTGTACCAGACGGATGCGGATGGAAGCACGTTTGAGAATCATGAGGGCGAGATACCATTTGAGGAGGTCATTAATGCTGATGGACTTGTGCCTGGGGATAAGGTGTCGGTGCAGAGCAGCCTTGAAGATCTGTACGTTACGGTGATAAATTCCCGCAAGTATGAGGTCAGGGGGCTGGTTCAGGTAAAACTGTGGGCGTGCCAGCAGATCACTGCGGAGGGCGCTACTGGAATCGCAAATGGTTCAGGTATCGAGTGTATGACGGAGAAGGTGTGTTTTACAAATGTAGTGGCATCGTCAAAGGATATTGTGAAGATCAAGGAAGATGTTGAGATTCCTGCCAGCAAGCCGGATATAGGTCAGATCCTTTGGGATCAGGTGACATTTGCCGAGATGGAGAGCCGGGCTACGGATATGGGCGTACATATAAGTGGCAGAATGGATATATTTGTCATATATAAGCCTGAGGATGAACTTGCTCCTGTCCAGTATGTAAATGCCTCCAGAGAGTTCCAGGACACGATAGGCTGCGATGGCATAAATGAAGACATGGTGCTTGATGACATAATATCAGTGGGGCGCGGAACCGTGTCGGTGAGGGCTGATGACCATGGCGAGGACAGGATACTTCAGGTGGAGAGCAGTCTCAATGTCGATGTGAAAGTGTATGAGGATGTGGAGACAGAGCTGCTTCGCGATATGTTTTCCTATTCGGCCGATGTGGAGCCGGTGAGGTCCAGCTTCAGCTATGAGAATCTACTCATGAGAAATAACGCAAAGACCAAGGTCGTAAAAAAGGAGAAGATCAAGAGTAGCCAGCCGCCGATCCTCCAGGTCGTTAATATCACGGGAAATGTGGATATAGACGAGGTGAGACCATCGGATGACGCAGTGATAGTTGAGGGGGCCGTGAAGGCTGCGGTTATGTATGTTTCCTCGGATGATAGCAGACCGCTATGCCAGATGGAGATTGCGGCGCCGTTCACATACCGGCTCGAGACAGTTCCGCTGAGATCGCAGGATTCCATCAGAATAACGCCCGCACTGAGTCAGATATCGGCGTCCCTGCCGGGCAATGATGAGGTGGAGATCAAGTCTATAGTGGATATGGGGATGACTATATTCACCAGGAAAGAAATTGAATTTATAGATGATATGACGATATCCCCTGTCGATATGAAGAAAAAGGCTGCATCGCCGGGGATAGTGGGATACGTTGTCAAAGATGGGGACAGTATCTGGTCCATTGCGAAGGAATATTATTCCAGTCTGGACTCTATTAGAAAGATGAATGATCTGGAAAATGACAATATACAGAAAGGAGATAAACTAATAGTGGTAAAATGCGTGGCACAGTCGTGA
- the aspS gene encoding aspartate--tRNA ligase, translating into MAESMQGLKRSHRCTEVNSTNIGEKVTVMGWVAKSRNKGGIIFVDLRDRSGILQVIFEEAQCGTECFDKAGKLRSEFVVAIEGTVCKRAGAVNENLATGDIEVVATSLRILSEAETPPFPIEENSKTKEELRLKYRYLDLRRPDLQRNLMMKSKVAGIARQFMADEGFLEIETPMLTKSTPEGARDYLVPSRVHPGSFYALPQSPQLFKQLLMCSGYDRYFQIARCFRDEDLRADRQPEFTQMDMELSFVDVEDVIDVNERLLAKLFKEVLDLDIQLPIQRMTWQEAMDRFGSDKPDLRFGLELKDVSDIVKDCGFGVFTGALENGGTVRGINAEGQGSMPRKKIDALIEYAKTYGAKGLAYIVINEDGSYKSSFAKFMTDEQMSALVNAMEGKPGDLLLFAADKKKVVWTVLGALRCHLAELMGLVDKNEFRFVWITEFPLLEWSDEENRFTAMHHPFTMPMEEDLQYIDSDPGRVRAKAYDIVLNGNEIGGGSVRIHQNDVQEKMFECLGFTKAQAHERFGFLLDAFKYGVPPHAGLAYGLDRLVMLMAKQDSIRDVIAFPKVKDASCPMTNAPDRVDDKQLAELGIEVSPEGETKESENITE; encoded by the coding sequence ATGGCAGAATCTATGCAGGGGCTTAAGAGAAGCCACAGATGTACAGAGGTAAACAGCACAAATATCGGAGAGAAAGTTACGGTTATGGGCTGGGTTGCCAAGAGTAGAAATAAAGGTGGAATAATATTTGTCGACCTTCGAGATAGAAGCGGAATTTTACAGGTTATCTTCGAGGAGGCACAGTGCGGAACAGAATGTTTTGATAAGGCAGGAAAGCTCCGTTCAGAGTTTGTTGTTGCCATAGAGGGAACAGTTTGCAAGCGTGCCGGTGCGGTGAATGAGAATCTCGCCACAGGAGATATAGAGGTTGTTGCGACAAGCCTTCGTATCCTGTCAGAGGCGGAGACACCTCCATTCCCTATCGAGGAGAACAGTAAGACTAAGGAAGAACTGAGACTTAAGTACAGATATCTGGATCTTAGACGTCCTGATCTTCAGAGAAATCTTATGATGAAGAGCAAGGTTGCGGGCATTGCCAGACAGTTTATGGCAGATGAGGGATTCCTTGAGATAGAGACCCCTATGCTGACAAAGTCAACACCGGAGGGAGCCAGAGATTACCTTGTGCCTAGCCGTGTGCATCCGGGTTCATTCTACGCCCTGCCACAGTCACCACAGTTATTCAAGCAGCTCCTCATGTGTTCAGGATATGACAGATATTTCCAGATAGCCAGATGTTTCCGTGACGAGGATCTTCGTGCGGACAGACAGCCTGAGTTTACGCAGATGGATATGGAGCTTTCATTTGTCGATGTTGAGGATGTAATAGATGTAAATGAGCGTCTTCTTGCAAAGCTTTTCAAGGAGGTGCTTGATCTTGACATTCAGCTTCCTATCCAGAGAATGACATGGCAGGAGGCTATGGACAGATTTGGTTCAGATAAGCCGGACCTCAGATTCGGACTTGAGCTTAAGGATGTGAGCGACATAGTTAAAGACTGCGGATTTGGCGTGTTTACAGGTGCTCTTGAAAATGGCGGTACAGTACGTGGTATCAACGCCGAAGGCCAGGGCAGCATGCCTAGAAAGAAGATAGATGCCCTTATCGAGTATGCAAAGACATACGGTGCAAAGGGACTTGCATATATAGTTATCAACGAGGATGGCAGCTACAAGTCATCATTTGCAAAGTTTATGACAGATGAGCAGATGTCAGCCCTTGTAAATGCAATGGAAGGAAAGCCGGGCGACCTTCTCCTCTTTGCAGCAGACAAGAAGAAGGTTGTATGGACAGTCCTCGGAGCGCTCAGATGCCATCTGGCAGAGCTCATGGGACTTGTTGACAAGAATGAGTTCAGATTCGTGTGGATCACAGAGTTCCCACTCCTTGAGTGGTCTGATGAGGAGAACAGATTTACAGCTATGCACCATCCGTTCACAATGCCTATGGAGGAGGATCTTCAGTACATCGATTCTGATCCGGGCAGAGTTCGTGCAAAGGCATATGATATCGTGTTAAATGGTAATGAGATCGGTGGTGGTTCGGTGAGAATCCATCAGAACGATGTACAGGAGAAGATGTTTGAGTGTCTTGGCTTCACAAAGGCTCAGGCGCATGAGAGATTTGGATTCCTTCTGGATGCGTTCAAGTATGGAGTACCACCTCACGCAGGACTTGCCTATGGCCTTGATCGTCTGGTCATGCTCATGGCAAAGCAGGATTCTATCCGTGACGTTATCGCATTCCCTAAGGTAAAGGATGCATCATGTCCAATGACAAATGCGCCTGACCGTGTGGATGACAAGCAGCTCGCTGAGCTTGGAATCGAGGTTTCTCCAGAGGGGGAAACTAAGGAGTCAGAGAATATTACTGAGTAA
- a CDS encoding HD-GYP domain-containing protein, with product MGLAEVVTEKNLEDCYSVDMNDAVRHGMCVSILSSELASELGMDDAFIHKVAVAGMLHDVGKLQISPYIYGRRRNTMKIEEMQYVRLHAKLGADILSREGYDQDIVDMVHYHHENYDGSGYPYRMRGDEIPIGARIIRVCDVFSALVSDRPYRRAFDADTAFGMVIDEVRHFDMKVFLAFQRMINTSDVIERIDYVLHGSIPGLDEK from the coding sequence ATGGGATTAGCAGAAGTGGTAACGGAGAAGAACCTGGAGGACTGTTACTCTGTGGATATGAATGATGCGGTTAGGCATGGCATGTGCGTCAGTATCCTGTCGTCTGAGCTGGCAAGTGAGCTTGGAATGGACGACGCATTTATCCACAAGGTGGCTGTGGCGGGAATGCTCCACGATGTGGGCAAGCTCCAGATCAGTCCGTATATATACGGACGCAGGAGAAACACCATGAAGATAGAGGAGATGCAGTATGTGCGCCTTCATGCAAAGCTCGGCGCTGATATACTGAGCAGAGAGGGCTATGATCAGGATATAGTAGACATGGTCCACTATCACCATGAGAATTATGACGGCTCGGGTTATCCATACAGGATGCGCGGGGATGAGATACCCATAGGAGCCCGCATAATAAGGGTATGTGATGTATTCAGCGCTCTTGTGAGTGACAGACCATACCGTAGGGCATTTGACGCGGATACGGCGTTTGGGATGGTCATAGACGAGGTCAGACATTTTGATATGAAGGTGTTTCTAGCATTCCAACGCATGATAAACACGTCGGATGTGATAGAACGTATAGACTATGTGCTCCATGGAAGCATACCAGGTCTTGACGAAAAGTGA
- a CDS encoding protease complex subunit PrcB family protein yields the protein MEGEKAYRYGWVCGRVMLILAMAFVVCELCAGCGRFDISDSGEKLVYDVCDDTMLPEELSAIIERKKEKPFNMVYSNNTYTYIVVAAGMQERDDVGVELEEMYKDDNAVYVKTLLRQTATPSDGVRGDGVSFPYTVIRIMKMDLPVVFK from the coding sequence ATGGAAGGTGAGAAAGCGTATAGATATGGCTGGGTCTGCGGAAGGGTGATGCTGATCCTTGCTATGGCATTTGTAGTTTGTGAGCTGTGTGCCGGCTGCGGCAGATTTGACATATCGGACAGTGGGGAAAAACTTGTATATGACGTGTGCGATGACACTATGCTGCCGGAGGAGTTGTCTGCAATAATAGAGAGGAAGAAAGAAAAACCGTTCAACATGGTGTATTCCAATAATACATATACATATATCGTAGTCGCTGCAGGCATGCAGGAGAGGGATGACGTTGGCGTGGAACTTGAAGAGATGTACAAGGATGATAATGCCGTTTACGTCAAGACTCTGCTCAGGCAGACAGCCACGCCGTCAGATGGGGTACGCGGGGATGGAGTGTCATTTCCATATACTGTAATAAGGATAATGAAGATGGATCTGCCGGTGGTATTCAAATAA